AATCAAACAGCTCTTCACATGTCGAACACAAGAGCCACACAGACTTTGGCCGAATCGCAGACGCCCCAGCGAGGACATACATACACAAGGCCCTACGGGATCGTGCTCACTCGTGTCAGAACGGAGACAAGCCCTCGCAGCGGATCCCACACTGCTTGCAGCAGGCGAGGGCTGCAGCGGCACCGCTGCCCGGTGGGACGGTGAACGACAAGTCCTGCCCGCCCGACACCACGATCCTGTCGTCGGGTTCTTCGCGGGGTGGCCTCTCCCGGACGTGCACCGCCACAAAGAACCGGTCACCCAGTCCTGCCCGGAGTTGCGGCCGTCTCACTTGGTGCGGCCGGACATCACTCCTACAGTGACGGCAGACGCAGCCCTACCCGAGGAATGACAGACGCACCTGCCGGTTCGCGTTGTCGCGATTCGTGTCCACCAGGCACACCGACTGCCAGGTGCCGAGCTCCAGGCGGCCCGCGATCACCGGCAGGGTCGCGTGGGGCGGGACGAGGGCGGGGAGGACGTGGTCGCGGCCGTGGCCGGGGGTGCCGTGGCGGTGCTGCCAGCGGTCGTCGGCGGGGAGCAGGGTGTGCAGGGTGGCCAGCAGGTCGTCGTCGCTGCCGGCCCCGGTCTCCAGTACGGCGATCCCGGCCGTCGCGTGGGGGACGAAGATGTTGAGCAGCCCGTCGCGGCCGGCGGCGGCGCGGGAGAGGAACTGCTGGCAGTCGTGGGTGAGGTCGGTGACCGTCTCCGTGCTCCCGGTGGTGAGGTGCAGGACGTGCGTGGTGAAGGAATCAGGCATGGCGCCATCTTCCCGCCACGGGCCTCCGGACGGCGAGTGGAGGTCGGCGGCCCCGGCGGCCCGTCGGCCTCTACCTGCCCGGGAGCGGGAAAAGGGATCGCGGGGGAAGAGGACGCATGCTTCCGCAGTTGGTAGAAGCGTGAACGATTCCGGGACGGTGCGGGCGACGGACGTGGTGGTGATCGGTGCGGGGCAGGCCGGACTGGCCGCCGCCCATCATCTGGCGCGGGTCGGCATGGAGCCGGACCGTGATTTCGTGGTGCTCGACCACGCGCCGCGCCCGGGTGGCGCATGGCAGTTCCGCTGGCCTTCGCTGACGTACGGCAAGGTGCACGGGATGCACTCGCTGCCGGGCATGGAACTGACCGGCGCCGACCCGGATCTGCCCTCCGCCGAGGTGATCGGCGCGTACTTCGACACGTACGAGCGGCGCTTCGACCTCCGGGTGCACCGGCCGGTAGACGTGACGGCGGTCCGGGAGGGAGGCGGGGAGCAAAAGGGGCGGCTGGTGGTCGAGACGACCGAGGGGGCGTACGCGACGCGGGCGTTGATCAACGCGACCGGCACCTGGGACCGGCCGTTCTGGCCTCGCTACCCGGGGCAGGAGACCTTCCTCGGGCGGCAGCTCCACACGGCCGGCTACCCGGGGCCGG
Above is a window of Streptomyces sp. NBC_00102 DNA encoding:
- a CDS encoding secondary thiamine-phosphate synthase enzyme YjbQ: MPDSFTTHVLHLTTGSTETVTDLTHDCQQFLSRAAAGRDGLLNIFVPHATAGIAVLETGAGSDDDLLATLHTLLPADDRWQHRHGTPGHGRDHVLPALVPPHATLPVIAGRLELGTWQSVCLVDTNRDNANRQVRLSFLG